A window of Oncorhynchus keta strain PuntledgeMale-10-30-2019 chromosome 27, Oket_V2, whole genome shotgun sequence contains these coding sequences:
- the actr8 gene encoding actin-related protein 8, translating into MTQAEREQENGKEKEKEKEREKEKEKEKEQRGIKRPIAPPVIPEPLQEQIQSNFIVVLHPGSKTLRIGRATDTLPATVPHVIARRHKQTCQPRYEDGWLVREGLNKPESNEQRQNGLKMVDQAIWSKKMSNGVRRTPVSAEQARSYNRLIRPAGLDTSSRMKWTTTAHHPEHLVGEEALYVNPTDCYNVHWPISRGQLNVHGGAGGSLTAVLADLEAIWSHVIQKQLEIPLKDLKYYRCILLVPDIYNRHHIKELVNMLLLNMGFSAIVVHQESVCATFGSGLSSACVVDVGDQKTSLCCVEDGVSHRNSRLCLAYGGADVTRCFFWLLQRAGFPYRECQLSNRVDCILLQQLKETFCHLDQDISGLQDHEFRTRFPESPALLYQVRLGDEKLQAPMALFYPTTFGIVGQKMTSLQHRSQGDPEDPHDEHYLLGTQSKQDQSSKASAERKSLPKPPGFEGELSSQGGDPSERGGGAHGQDVELGHSQNDCLMGGAEMEEPPSALLSRKTAMTQFEGKALGLDKAILHSIDCCASDETKRKMYSSILVVGGGLLFHRAQEFLQHRILNKMPPSFRRVVESVEVITRPKDMDPRLISWKGGAVLACLDTTQEMWIHQREWQRFGVRMLRERAAFVW; encoded by the exons ATGACACAAgcggagagagagcaagaaaacggcaaagagaaagaaaaggaaaaggagcgagagaaggagaaagagaaagaaaaggaaCAGCGTGGTATCAAAAGACCAATCGCACCACCGGTTATCCCAGAGCCTCTTCAAGAA CAAATTCAGAGTAACTTTATCGTTGTGTTACACCCTGGATCGAAAACGTTGAGAATTGGTAGAGCAACCGACACGCTTCCTGCGACTGTCCCGCACGTCATAGCCCGCAGACATAAACAAACGTGCCAGCCCCGATATGAGGATGGATGGCTGGTGAGAGAAGGCCTGAAT AAACCAGAGAGTAATGAACAGAGGCAGAATGGTCTCAAAATGGTTGACCAGGCGATCTGGTCAAAGAAGATGTCCAATGGCGTACGGAGGACGCCAGTGTCTGCTGAACag GCCAGGTCTTATAACAGACTGATTCGACCAGCAGGTCTGGACACTAGCTCCAGGATGAAGTGGACCACCACAGCACACCATCCAGAGCACCTggtgggagaggag GCATTGTATGTAAACCCCACTGACTGTTACAACGTGCACTGGCCCATCAGCAGGGGGCAGCTCAACGTGCACGGCGGTGCAGGGGGTTCTCTGACTGCTGTCCTGGCCGATCTGGAGGCCATCTGGAGCCACGTCATCCAGAAACAACTGGAAATCCCCCTAAAAGACCTCAAG TATTACAGATGTATCCTTTTAGTCCCTGACATCTATAACAGGCATCACATCAAGGAACTGGTCAACATGCTGCTGCTCAACATGGGCTTTTCAG CGATCGTAGTCCACCAGGAGTCTGTGTGTGCTACCTTCGGCAGTGGCCTGAGCAGTGCCTGTGTGGTGGACGTGGGCGACCAGAAGACCAGTCTGTGTTGTGTGGAGGACGGGGTGTCTCACCGCAACTCCAG GCTGTGTCTGGCATACGGGGGCGCTGATGTCACCCGCTGTTTCTTCTGGCTCCTGCAGAGGGCAGGCTTCCCCTACAGGGAGTGTCAGCTCTCCAACAGGGTGGACTGCATCCTGCTGCAGCAACTCAAAGAGACCTTCTGCCACCTTGACCAG GACATCTCTGGGCTTCAAGACCACGAGTTCCGCACCCGTTTCCCAGAGTCCCCTGCACTGCTTTACCAGGTTCGACTTGGGGATGAGAAACTGCAG GCTCCTATGGCCCTGTTCTACCCCACCACGTTTGGAATAGTGGGCCAGAAGATGACCTCCTTGCAGCACAGATCTCAGGGTGACCCAGAGGacccacatgatgaacactacCTACTGGGAACCCAGAGCAAGCAGGACCAG TCCTCTAAAGCCTCAGCGGAGCGTAAATCCCTTCCCAAGCCGCCTGGGTTCGAGGGGGAGTTGAGCAGCCAGGGTGGGGACCCCTCAGAACGTGGAGGTGGTGCCCATGGCCAGGATGTGGAGCTGGGACACTCCCAGAACGACTGCCTGATgggaggagcagagatggaggagccTCCCTCAGCACTCCTCTCCAGGAAGACTGCCATGACCCAGTTTGAGGGCAAAGCGCTAGGCTTGGACAAAGCCATCCTACACAGCATCGATTGCTGTG CATCTGACGAGACCAAGAGGAAGATGTAcagctccatcctggtggtggGGGGAGGCCTACTGTTTCACAGGGCTCAGGAGTTCCTGCAGCACCGCATCCTCAACAAGATGCCCCCCTCCTTCCGCAGGGTGGTGGAGAGCGTGGAGGTCATCACACGACCCAAG GACATGGACCCTCGCCTGATCTCGTGGAAGGGGGGAGCGGTGCTGGCCTGCCTGGACACCACCCAGGAGATGTGGATCCACCAGAGGGAGTGGCAGCGCTTTGGTGTGCGCATGCTGAGGGAGAGGGCTGCGTTTGTCTGGTGA